One segment of Ascochyta rabiei chromosome 7, complete sequence DNA contains the following:
- a CDS encoding high affinity glucose transporter: MKTFYNIYAICGFAAIGGGLFGFDISSMSGVLGTPAYGRYFGHPAGTRQGGITASMPAGSLFGALCSSFIADRLSRRTAIQIAAIIWCVGAILQAASNGVALLCVGRVVGGFAIGICSAIVPVYQSEIAPKESRGRFVSFQQWAITWGILIQYFIQYGSSFYDGGVKNELQGTAAFRIPWGIQAVPGAILFVGLFFFPRSPRWLASKDRWEEALTVLANLHGSGDVNHPKVLAEYKEIEEALRFEREEAVTSFAALVKPRILKRVILGMSIQMWSQLCGMNIMMYYIVFIMRGAGIADELLTSSIQYIINVAMTLPAILYLDKFGRRPALLVGSFLMMTWLFTTGALQASYGVPNPDKTDKDISWVVPKEHGGVSKAIVACSYLFVASFATTWGPVSWTYPSEIFPAKVRAKAVSLATASNWTWNCILAFAVPPLLWSINWKMYMIFGTFNGLALIHMFLAAPETKGKTLEEMDTVFDSGIPAWRAGKIESRLDQLQRDIEAGDVKVSTNKGPGQVEDVSYEPKA; this comes from the exons ATGAAG ACTTTCTACAACATCTACGCCATCTGTGGCTTCGCCGCCATTGGTGGTGGACTTTTCGGTTTCGACATCTCTTCCATGTCCGGCGTGCTTGGAACGCCCGCCTATGGCAGATACTTTGGCCATCCCGCAGGCACCCGTCAGGGTGGTATC ACCGCTTCCATGCCCGCTGGCTCACTTTTCGGTGCCCTGTGTTCCTCCTTCATTGCCGATCGCCTGTCTCGCCGAACCGCTATCCAGATTGCAGCCATCATCTGGTGCGTCGGTGCTATCCTCCAGGCTGCTTCTAACGGTGTCGCTCTTCTCTGTGTTGGCCGTGTTGTCGGTGGCTTCGCCATCGGTATCTGTTCGGCCATCGTCCCGGTATACCAGAGTGAGATCGCACCCAAGGAGAGCCGCGGCCGATTTGTATCGTTTCAGCAGTGGGCTATTACGTGGGGAATTCTGATTCAATACTTCATCCAGTACGGCTCTTCTTTCTACGATGGCGGCGTCAAAAACGAGCTCCAAGGAACAGCTGCTTTCCGCATCCCATGGGGCATCCAGGCGGTTCCAGGCGCCATCCTGTTCGTCGGCCTCTTCTTTTTCCCTCGTTCCCCGCGTTGGCTCGCGTCCAAGGATCGCTGGGAGGAGGCACTCACTGTCCTCGCCAACCTCCACGGCTCGGGCGATGTCAACCACCCAAAGGTCCTTGCCGAGTACAAAGAGATCGAGGAAGCTCTCCGCTTCGAGCGCGAGGAGGCTGTCACCAGCTTCGCTGCGCTTGTCAAGCCCCGCATCCTCAAGCGTGTCATCCTCGGCATGTCGATCCAAATGTGGTCACAACTGTGCGGCATGAACATAATGATGTATTATATCGTGTTTATCATGCGCGGCGCCGGCATCGCAGACGAGCTCTTGACCTCGTCTATCCAGTATATCATCAACGTCGCCATGACTTTGCCCGCGATTTTGTACCTAGACAAGTTCGGTCGTCGCCCGGCGCTCCTCGTCGGCAGTTTCTTGATGATGACATGGCTTTTTACCACTGGAGCTCTCCAGGCCTCATACGGAGTTCCCAACCCCGATAAAACCGACAAGGACATCTCCTGGGTCGTTCCCAAGGAGCACGGCGGCGTCTCCAAGGCCATCGTTGCTTGCTCCTATCTTTTCGTCGCTTCCTTCGCTACTACCTGGGGACCCGTCTCCTGGACATACCCGTCGGAAATCTTCCCTGCCAAGGTCCGTGCTAAGGCTGTTTCTCTGGCCACAGCCAGTAACTGGACATGG AACTGCATTCTCGCTTTTGCCGTCCCTCCTCTCCTCTGGAGCATCAACTGGAAGATGTATATG ATCTTTGGCACCTTCAACGGCCTTGCTCTGATCCACATGTTCTTGGCAGCGCCTGAGACCAAGGGCAAGACTCTTGAAGAGATGGACACCGTCTTCGACAGCGGCATCCCTGCGTGGAGGGCTGGCAAGATCGAATCGCGTCTCGACCAGCTTCAGCGCGATATCGAGGCAGGTGACGTCAAGGTTTCCACCAACAAGGGGCCCGGCCAGGTTGAGGACGTCTCTTACGAGCCCAAGGCTTAG